From one Candidatus Methylacidiphilales bacterium genomic stretch:
- a CDS encoding filamentous hemagglutinin N-terminal domain-containing protein, whose amino-acid sequence MALWTTSVQAQAQLPSQGQVISGNIVIGENADQMNIHQSTQHGIIDWHTFSIGKDHTVNFHQPIGGATLNRVTGGFQSYLDGQLNATGSLYLVNPSGIVVGKNGRIKVGQDVYLSTMDIKPETFLRGSNPEFINRSQQSVINLGTIESGRDVFLIGTTVHNQGALKAGRTAGLAAGGFEAEIVIQDTRQKPNAPRVQIRRKGITNNTPIGIDQNGLIEAASAEILSAGDIYGTAINIGPESQILLRGQAEEPIARAIVVSSDGEIRVAGKIQATNLDGSGGEVIIDAGRGTETRKAQALVTAEINVSSDSKHAGRVKILGDHVALYEKSSVNATGATEGGEILIGGDVQGSNPDVPNAKAAYIGQDVIIRADALEYGDGGKIIVWSDEATRMYGALSAEGGRQAGDGGFIEVSSKGSTLETEEIIRASAKAYNGRSGTFLLDPPDLTISTNVNSNVTSGPNFSPTGSGANVSYTALNLLLSGGTSVILTTVTSGPGNGDIIFSTGGVLNFSGNNTTLTLNAWRNIVVANGVIVNINGSSHTGQTLIFNADQGGTATDGEILINGSLILNNLMDAFTATGESIKIDSPNFNTGGGVTTMTTTDGDFIITNTGALYSSAQQFNINVNGGDFDMGANGILSINGGVMTINSSGNVTLGNTSLNLSGTAASSINANGGSITIQDFLAIDLNTQMFNLNASQDILQTSVLQGILVSSQGPGAGIKLRADADNNNTGVIVLADALITDATDPVNVELEAAGNITFGNTFSIGPGNFLKIKSHQGSVVMLPLSSIETNTNSLQIEARDDVDLQFVTAYNLASPSYIKSNLGDIIFNADSEFRIGNITFDIQARDNITVGNNSNITLKGLNSAALANFEADTGGGSSNGSITINGKILSDSSTAANVQLKGENITLGPSAGVTNTRSLIAQATVGNITLGNNATLSTINTASNAILTASNSITMADSAILNLSASGTLNIQATNNITLAEATLRHTGSGDITVQATNGSILDASPSTDTTPNIQFQTSATNAALKLNAGQAIAAPGNADLDIRALANNQRIQATAGQGIFIQESGSNQNTFNVAGLQSTSGTIDFRAQNITNLNITNDIKRTGTTSGSIILENNIGNIALDADLGSDTAASIIKVKATGNITQTANKLIRAGGINSSVDLEATTPSSPGNITGATGPYNSLAIKNADTISARAGSPTVTGTGSYTANGQLRIAHESSLTDTLVEELLGRNIIFTNRGPAGHTLIIDKVDTTQNTDSRVMILSGRDGASNTPQNLLLNDLNITGNIGNYAPNRQFNRIFLAANKDVMIDPGVVVKTQPGGHIQIVTDEAFPTPPLFGTGGLKNFGTIDAGPTGSVTLYGSSPDNMVLGTIIAANGADNTTGKWYQTDAGANAYNPDTGYQPPGTGTTPGGEFYKDQGTAASSAAYSSSFYNSSFNNSSSFFNSSSFSNSSSFGNSSSLYHSSSFNNSSSFNNSSSLFNSSSVHNSFINNSSAAASSSFYNSSSINNSSSLYNSSSFNNSSSFNQSSSFNNSSSLFNSSSVHNSFMNNSSAAASSSFYNSSSINNSSSFYNSSSLVNSSSFNNSSSFNNSSSFNQSSSFNNSSSLFNSSSVHNSFMNNSSAAASSSFYNSSSMSNSSSLFNSSSFSNSSSFSNSSSFNNSSSQSNSSSINNSSSFHNSSSMSNSSSLFNSSSFSNSSSFSNSSSFNNSSSQSNSS is encoded by the coding sequence ATGGCTCTTTGGACCACGAGCGTGCAGGCCCAAGCGCAACTCCCATCACAAGGCCAGGTCATCAGCGGCAATATCGTGATCGGAGAGAATGCCGACCAAATGAACATCCATCAATCCACTCAGCATGGCATAATCGATTGGCATACTTTCAGCATCGGAAAAGATCATACAGTGAATTTTCATCAACCTATTGGTGGAGCTACACTGAATCGCGTCACCGGCGGCTTTCAATCGTATCTCGATGGACAACTCAATGCCACAGGCTCACTCTATCTTGTGAATCCAAGCGGAATCGTCGTCGGAAAAAACGGACGCATCAAAGTCGGCCAAGATGTTTATCTCTCTACAATGGACATAAAGCCCGAGACTTTTCTCCGCGGCTCAAACCCAGAATTTATTAACCGCTCTCAACAATCCGTAATAAACTTAGGCACTATTGAATCAGGCCGAGACGTATTTCTCATAGGCACAACCGTGCACAATCAAGGCGCTCTAAAAGCCGGTCGCACGGCAGGACTAGCGGCGGGCGGGTTTGAAGCAGAAATAGTCATTCAGGATACTCGCCAAAAGCCGAACGCACCCCGCGTCCAGATCCGCAGGAAAGGAATCACAAACAACACTCCTATCGGAATAGACCAAAACGGTTTAATTGAAGCAGCAAGCGCTGAGATTTTATCCGCGGGCGATATTTATGGCACAGCCATCAATATAGGTCCCGAAAGTCAGATACTCCTTCGTGGGCAAGCCGAAGAGCCAATTGCAAGAGCTATCGTTGTGAGCTCAGACGGAGAAATCCGCGTAGCAGGAAAAATACAAGCTACCAATCTTGATGGAAGCGGAGGTGAGGTCATCATTGATGCGGGTCGCGGAACAGAAACCCGCAAAGCCCAAGCACTAGTAACAGCAGAAATCAACGTCTCAAGTGATAGCAAGCACGCAGGGCGTGTAAAAATACTCGGAGATCATGTTGCTCTTTATGAAAAATCATCTGTAAATGCCACTGGGGCCACCGAAGGAGGAGAAATCCTCATCGGAGGAGATGTCCAAGGTTCCAACCCAGATGTCCCAAATGCCAAAGCTGCCTACATTGGACAAGACGTAATTATTCGTGCGGACGCACTAGAATACGGAGACGGCGGTAAAATTATCGTCTGGTCAGATGAAGCGACTCGTATGTATGGCGCACTGAGCGCCGAAGGAGGGCGACAAGCTGGTGATGGCGGATTTATCGAAGTTTCATCGAAGGGAAGCACCCTAGAAACAGAAGAAATCATCCGAGCCTCTGCCAAAGCCTACAATGGCCGTTCCGGAACATTCCTCCTCGATCCCCCAGACCTTACAATCTCTACAAATGTAAATAGCAACGTCACCAGCGGTCCTAATTTCAGCCCCACTGGCTCAGGCGCCAATGTCAGCTACACGGCTCTCAATCTTCTTTTAAGTGGAGGCACATCGGTCATCCTCACAACCGTAACAAGTGGCCCAGGAAACGGCGACATCATTTTCTCAACCGGTGGAGTCCTCAATTTTTCAGGTAATAACACTACCCTTACACTTAATGCCTGGCGAAATATCGTAGTCGCCAATGGAGTCATTGTGAATATCAACGGCTCTAGCCACACAGGACAAACCCTAATCTTCAATGCAGATCAAGGAGGCACAGCTACTGACGGTGAAATCCTCATTAACGGCTCACTCATACTAAATAACCTAATGGATGCTTTTACAGCAACAGGCGAATCCATCAAAATCGACTCTCCCAATTTCAACACGGGCGGTGGAGTCACGACGATGACAACCACTGATGGTGACTTTATCATTACAAATACAGGCGCACTCTATTCAAGCGCCCAACAATTCAACATAAATGTCAACGGCGGAGACTTCGATATGGGAGCCAACGGCATTTTGTCCATTAATGGGGGAGTCATGACGATTAATTCCTCAGGCAATGTAACCCTTGGTAACACCAGTCTTAATCTTTCAGGAACCGCTGCTTCCTCAATAAACGCCAACGGTGGCTCTATCACAATTCAAGACTTCTTAGCCATTGATTTAAATACGCAGATGTTCAACCTCAATGCTTCACAGGATATCCTGCAAACCAGTGTATTACAGGGTATACTTGTCAGTAGCCAAGGCCCAGGAGCAGGAATAAAATTACGCGCCGATGCCGACAATAATAACACAGGCGTCATTGTTCTCGCAGATGCTCTGATTACTGACGCCACCGACCCCGTCAACGTAGAACTAGAAGCAGCCGGCAATATCACATTTGGAAACACATTCTCCATCGGACCCGGAAATTTCCTAAAAATAAAATCACATCAAGGCAGCGTGGTCATGCTTCCACTATCATCAATAGAGACCAACACAAACTCACTCCAAATCGAGGCTCGCGATGACGTAGATTTGCAGTTTGTCACAGCTTATAATCTAGCCAGCCCATCTTACATTAAGTCTAATCTCGGAGACATCATCTTCAACGCCGATAGCGAATTCAGAATTGGCAACATAACGTTTGATATACAAGCCAGAGACAACATCACAGTAGGAAACAACTCTAACATCACCCTCAAAGGCCTTAATAGCGCTGCCTTAGCAAATTTCGAAGCCGATACCGGCGGTGGCTCTAGCAATGGTAGTATAACAATCAACGGAAAAATCCTCTCCGACTCTTCTACAGCCGCAAATGTTCAACTAAAAGGAGAGAACATCACGCTTGGCCCCTCCGCCGGTGTAACCAACACACGAAGTCTCATCGCACAAGCCACAGTGGGCAACATCACACTCGGCAACAATGCCACCCTTTCAACTATCAACACCGCATCAAACGCCATCCTAACCGCCAGCAACTCAATCACCATGGCGGACTCCGCAATCCTCAATCTTTCAGCATCCGGCACCTTAAACATCCAAGCCACAAACAATATTACCCTCGCAGAAGCCACCCTGCGCCATACCGGCTCCGGTGATATCACCGTCCAAGCTACCAACGGCAGTATCCTCGACGCCTCCCCCTCGACCGATACCACCCCCAACATCCAATTTCAAACGTCAGCCACCAACGCCGCCCTCAAACTCAACGCAGGACAAGCAATTGCAGCCCCCGGCAATGCTGATCTCGATATTCGAGCCCTTGCCAACAATCAACGCATTCAAGCCACAGCTGGACAAGGTATATTCATTCAAGAATCGGGTTCCAACCAAAACACCTTTAACGTAGCCGGCCTCCAATCCACCTCGGGCACCATTGATTTCCGTGCACAAAATATCACAAATCTCAACATCACCAATGATATCAAACGAACCGGCACAACATCAGGCTCAATTATCCTCGAGAACAACATCGGCAACATTGCTCTTGATGCAGACCTTGGATCAGACACCGCCGCCTCCATTATCAAAGTAAAAGCTACAGGTAATATCACCCAAACTGCCAACAAACTCATCCGAGCAGGAGGAATCAACTCATCCGTAGACCTAGAGGCAACGACACCCTCTTCCCCAGGCAATATCACAGGCGCTACAGGCCCCTACAACTCACTCGCCATCAAAAATGCAGACACCATCTCTGCCCGTGCCGGTAGCCCCACCGTAACCGGGACGGGTTCATACACCGCCAACGGCCAACTCCGCATTGCTCATGAATCCAGCCTCACCGATACCCTCGTCGAAGAACTCTTAGGTCGAAACATCATATTCACCAACCGCGGCCCCGCAGGACACACCCTCATCATTGACAAAGTCGACACCACACAAAACACAGACTCCCGCGTCATGATACTCTCCGGACGCGACGGAGCCTCCAACACCCCTCAAAACCTCCTTCTCAACGACCTCAACATCACAGGAAACATCGGCAACTACGCTCCTAATCGTCAATTTAACCGAATCTTCCTTGCAGCTAATAAAGACGTCATGATTGATCCAGGAGTAGTCGTCAAAACTCAACCCGGTGGACACATCCAAATTGTTACCGACGAAGCATTCCCCACCCCACCTCTCTTCGGAACAGGCGGCCTTAAAAACTTCGGAACTATCGATGCCGGCCCGACTGGATCCGTCACCCTCTACGGCTCCTCCCCCGATAACATGGTTCTAGGCACAATTATAGCCGCCAACGGCGCAGATAACACAACCGGAAAATGGTATCAAACCGATGCAGGTGCCAACGCCTACAACCCCGACACCGGCTATCAACCCCCAGGCACCGGAACAACTCCTGGTGGAGAATTTTACAAAGACCAAGGCACCGCTGCATCAAGTGCCGCCTATAGCTCCAGCTTTTACAATTCCAGTTTTAATAACTCGTCTAGCTTCTTCAACAGCTCTTCGTTCAGCAATTCTTCTAGCTTCGGCAACAGCTCTTCGCTTTATCATTCTTCAAGCTTCAACAATAGCTCCTCGTTTAACAACTCATCGAGCCTCTTCAACAGCTCAAGCGTCCACAATTCATTCATAAACAACAGCTCAGCCGCCGCAAGCTCCAGCTTCTACAACAGCTCCTCAATCAACAATTCATCAAGCCTTTACAACAGCTCTAGCTTCAACAATTCCTCCAGTTTCAATCAAAGCTCTTCATTCAACAACTCATCGAGCCTCTTCAACAGCTCAAGCGTCCACAACTCATTCATGAACAATAGCTCGGCCGCTGCCAGCTCGAGCTTCTACAACAGTTCCTCGATCAACAACTCCTCTAGCTTCTACAATAGCTCCTCGCTTGTTAATTCCTCCAGCTTCAACAACAGCTCATCATTCAATAACTCTTCTAGTTTCAATCAAAGCTCTTCATTTAACAACTCATCGAGCCTCTTCAAC